AAGATTGATCGTATCCACTCCGCCCTCGCTAGTCACTTTTATAACACGGAAAATGGAAAGGTTCCGTCTAAACTCTCCTAAATCTTCTCCGTCATAATCTTTAATGACATAGGTGCTGTTCGGTAAATCTTCTAGGTTGTTGGAGTTATCTGATTTCTTGTTATCGTAATCATCCACTAGTGATTTAATCAACTGCACTAAAGGTTGCTCTTCATTGTTGTACTTAAAACAAATGAAAGGTACTCGCTCCCAATTAAGAGGTTGTTGTTCTTCTCCTTTAATGACTGAAAAATGACTACTATCTCCAGTCTCTACATCTGGAATTAATTTACCGTCATCAATCACATATCGTTTTACACCTTTAGTGTCCCAAAATTCAACCTTGGTAATGGTTTTCTTGGTTTTCCCTTCATAAACTTCAATATCATAAGCTCGGATCACAGCATCAAGAATCGTATGAGCTGCATCTTTCCAAAGCGGGATGATTTCCTCTGAGGGAATTTTTTTAAAAGAAAGTTGGCCGTCCTCATCATAGTAAACATGTAGCCAACCCCTACCTTTATTAATTGTTTCTTTCCCTACATTCTGCAACAGACGTAAAAAAGACTTATTGAAAGTTTCATTCAACAAGTCTGCGTATGGTTCGTTATCTGTTTGTATGCTTAATGGTTTTGAAAGTAAATATCCTACTTTCTGATCAACTAACTTTCGTATAAAGCCGTGAATGAGTTTATTGTTAGCTAGGTTCGTTTCTTCTTGAAGCCCCCCACCTTCACCGACTGTCATTCTCTTTCGATCTTTAATATCTGTTTCATTTCTGTAGTACTTGTATCCTGTTTGCATCCATTGTTTTTCATTAGATAAATTCCAATCGTCAATTTCTTGTAGGATGATCTCCTCTAAGGTCATGGCTGAAGAGGCACCTGCTTTTAAAATAGCTTTAATAGTTTCCATCAATGATTGTCACCGCCTTCCATGTAATTTTATATAAAAAAAGAACGCATAAGAAGCGTCCGTTTAAAAATAAAATTTTATTTTTAAATTCTATAATCTATAAAGTAATCACAGCTACTTTAAGACTTCGGTATCTAACTAATCAGCCTTGAGAGTCATCAACAATATTTTCCAGAATTGAATTTAATTCTTTAACTTTTTCTATGGTTAGAATTGTTTCTTTGTAAGGGTTTAAACCTCTTAGATCATCAGTAAGTTTAATTACTTCATTTAATTTTTCAATATAATCATCGGTATAATTTACATCTTCATTTAATAAATCATTGGCATGTAAGTTGATATTTCTATATAAATTATATAGAGCTGTGAAATCATCGTCGGTAAGACTTTTTTGAGTATCTCTAATTCGAGTAGGAATAAGCAAATTGTTTTGCATTGTAAATATATCTAACATTCCTTTTGCATATTCACTATCTCCTTCATTATTTATTATATTTTCAATAATCTTTTCATATTGGTATATCGTTGTAGAATAATGATATTCTAAACTATCAATTATAGGCTGTTCTAGATGAGACTCTTGAGGTTCTTGAGACTCTTCTACTGTACAGCCAACTAACAGAAGGAGAGTAAAAATTAATAGTAAAATTTTTTTCATAATAGCTTAACCACCTTTATAAAAATTTAAGAGAGGGAGTAATGCTCCCTCTCTTCACTAGAAATTGGTCCAATTATCATCCCATAAATCCCAAGCAGCATTACCTTGTGAAAGAGTTACGCCATAAGAAGCTCCACCAGTAGGACCAGTAGCACTCCAAGAAATAGTTGCTGTACCTGTCACTGCAGTTTCAACTGTGGCATAAGTATGCGAATACTTAGTTCCATAATGGAATCTACCAGATGATTTTTTTGGAATTACTCTAACAACTGCATACGAATCAAAATCATCATCATCTTCTACATTGAATAGATAGGAACCACTTAACCTTTTTGACCCATCTTTTTTACTAACACCAGTTCCGACAGCTGCATCGTAGAATTCAGAAAATGTTGGGTCCCACTCTACAGAAACTACATCATAAGTTCCTGGACTCTCTTCACTACCTGTTAACCATATAGACTGTAGATTATACCAAGCCTGACCTCCACGTTTGCTTGCATATATAGTTAAATCCATATCAGATGTACTAGTTAATGATGCAATACTAACCTTATTTTTATCTTTTTCTTCTATCATGCTAAATTCAACATCTAATAGTTTTAAGTTTTCAGTCATTTCTTGAACTGATTGATAATTATCTTTAACAAAATTATACATGAATCTATCGAATTCTGGATCAGTCAATTTATTAATTTGATTTAAAAAAAACTTTTGATCTTTTTTAATTTCTTTTTCAGACATTTTTTGTAGTTTTTTTGCTAATTGTACTTCCTTTTTGGAATTATAAACTTCTTCATCGATCTTGTCTTTCTTACCAAATCCTTCTTCTGCAAAATTTACTTGAGGGGTATACACTCCTAAAATTAATGCAAATGCTAGAGAAAATGCTACTATCTTTTTTAACATAATTATGACTCCTTCTATGAATATCTTTTCTGGAATGTATGGGCGCCTATCCACTCTTGATGTTAATTTTATTACAAACAATAAATTATATATATAGCGAATTGTGAGATAATTTGTTTCTTTTTGTCTTATTTTGTCAAAAATAAAAAATAATACTATTCTTATTTTTCAGAATAATCAAATATATAGGATGGAACTAATTATCTTAGCTATATTCGATTCTAAGACAACTTTTCACATTTCCTCAATACAAAAGATACACCTGATTTTCTCATATCTTTTTCAAGCGCATAATTTAAAATGATGTTCCTGCAGGTTTTCGTATTTGTTCCATAGCATAACGTAATGCATCCATCGCGTGGTTAAAATCATCAATAGGTTTATTTAAAAACCTTCCATTCTTATCTTGATCCCAAATATAACTTGATAGCTCCATACTCACATTAGGGCATTTAAACTTATGAACGATAATTTCATATTGTTGTAAATATTGAATTCCTGCTAAAACACTATCTGGACCTTTCTCCGCTTTCCTCATTCGATAGATCCCATAACCTCTAATCTCATCGATAGATTTAGGTTCTGCTGAATCAGCAATGATTTTTTCTTTCGCATATCCCTTACGCTTTATCATTTCTGCTATTTCATTGTTCTTCATTGCATGCTCATAATGCTCATCAAAGATATACAGCTTTTTTTGTTCTTTATTAACTAAAGCTGCTATAAAAGCAGTCGGATCATTGGTGTATCCGAAATCTAAACCAAATATAGCCTTATACCCTTTTTGTTTCGCTATACTACGATAATCAAATTCCTCTTCACGCCAGTTTTCATAAATAGCACCTTCTGCAATTCCCCAATTACCTTCACCTTCAACACGATATCGCTTAGGTTTGGTTTTCTTCATCCACTCAAATAATTCTCTGTCATCATTACCAAGGAACTCATTACATTGATAGGTTGTGGTCATTGCTAAAGTATTTGGATTTTCTGAATCAAAAAAACGCCCTTTCAACCAGTGCTTTTCATTCCAAGGGTTAAATGATAGCGTTAATTGTTTGTAGTATCCTTCTGGTAACTCACCACGAATAGACATATCTATTTTGTCAAAATCATCTTCATTCAAAATCTGATATGCTTCTTCAAACCATGCCCAACATAGATAACCTGTATCTACTGTAATTGAAGTAATCGACATAGGATCATCCAAACCTCGAAACAATATCTTTTGTCCTGTAGGTTTGTATACAGCCTCTAACGGGCTTTTCTTAAATTTCCATAAGTGAGAAACTTCTAATCGATTCGAAGCCCATTTAAGTTGTGCCCAGGTAGAGTCTTTATGAGCATTAAAGGTCTTCCGAATGACTAAAGTATTAGCTAGCGGCATTTTCATCATGTTATAGATAATAGATAAAGCTGCGGTTACGCTCTTCTTTGAACCACGCCCACCTTTTACAACACGATAACGGCCTCTAAAACGCCAAAACTTAGCATAGCCCTTACCTACTGTCTCTTGTAAACTTATTTCGTTACTCATGAAGATCATCCTTAAATATAACAGGATCTGGGTTGCTCTCTTCATTTAGTTTATTGACCTCTGTTTTTAATTTCTGAATTCGTAGTTGTTGTTCTTCATTTGCCCAACCTTGCCTGCACATCTCTTCATATTGTTTAATCATCGATGTAAGAGTAGACAATGCTCTTGCCTGTGCTTGTAAAAAGTTTGCTTGCTTATCCCATGAATGTTGATACTCCCATTCTTCTTCCCATAGGTCATCACCTTGCTTTTGCTTTTTTAACACTCTTGTCTCATCTTGTTGGTTTTGAACAAACATAATCTTCTGAGCCCTTATAATCGCTGTATATTGAATCACAATATTTTCCCATAGAAGATCAAGAGGTGACTTCGTTTCTATCTCCTTAACAATGTGTAACGTTTCCTCATCATCAGGAAAAATGCGTTTAAAAAAGCCATGTGATACTGCATTCGTATTTCTTGTAGGAGCTGCACCACCTCTATTACCTTTAGCGTTCTTATTTCCTTTAGGTGCTCCTCCTTTTGACTCACTTTTATTTGTAGTACTACGTTTACCTGTTTGTAGTACTACATTCCATTGATCACGACATTTCCAGTTGCTAATCGTTTTTTCTTTTTCCCCAAGCAGTGAAGCTAATTCTCGATTACTTATCTTTCCTTTGTGTTCTAGCCATGTATCAAGGGCTTTATCACGATTTGGACTTCTAACCTTTGCCATTACATCATCACCACCACCTGTTGAGTTTGTTTTGTAAACCCTATTTAAATTTATCTTTATCGTATAATTTTTGATTTGTTTTCATTAAAAATAATTCATCCTTTTGCAATTGTATGTCCATTTCTATTAACTTCTTTAAATCTGCAACAGTGTTAATTTGAATGCGTCCTTCTTGATAATCTTTAATCCATTTACTGATTCCTGCTTGGATGACTTTTCTATACTTTACATTAGAATCTTGTAATTCATCTATTGCTTGTTTTACTTTTCTGTCAAAGGCTTCCATTGCAACATCCTCCAATACCTAATAAGATATTTATAGAGATAGTGTCTACCAAAAACGTGCGCACGTAATTGCACTATCTCACTGAGGGCTGTTGCTCTCAAGGCTTAGAGGACGTGTCCAGCGTCCTCTTTTCTTATTTAAGCCACTGTTTGTATATTTGTTCAGCTATAGCTCTCATCATTAATGGAGGTACACTCATACCACAAACATACTTAGGAGATGCATCCAAGAAAGCATAGTCTTTAGGGAAAGACTGAATGTTTAATATATCCTCTTTGGAAATGTAACAAGGTTCATCATATCTAATCACCTCTCCATTGCTTGTTAAAGTTTGTGATATCATTTCGTCATTTAATAAGTTTGTGTTGAAATTATTCTCTTTTCCTTCTGTCCTTGCTGTAATATCTCCTATATTTGTGTCTGAGGGATTTCTTCTTAACCATCTACGATATGTTTTCGTGTTTGGGTTTAATGGGGTTCCTTTTCCACTCTTAAACTCTTTATATTTTATTGGTCTTTCATTGAACTGTAATTTCAATTTAGGGAAGTTTAAATCTTTTCTGTAAGAAATAAAGAATATTCTTTCTCTCCTTTGTGGTACTCCCATTGTTGCACTGTTTAACTTGAATATCTGAGTTACATATCCAATGTTAGTTAGTTGTTTAATAATTTGGTTCACATATCCTTTTGCATTACCTCTAACAAGTCCAACTACATTTTCAGCAACGATTACTTTCGGTTTAAATTTCTCGGCTACATCGTTGAAATCAAAAAAGAGATCATCCAATTGTTGCTTGGCTTGACCTTCTCTAAATTTCTTTTCTTTCCCCCACACTTCCTCTCTTTGACCTGACATCGAAAAGGTACTGCAAGGAGGTGATCCGTCTAATATATCTAACTGAAATAGTTCCGTTGGTAATTCTTCATTCGGGATTTTTTTAAATTCTCGAATATCCATCAAGTAAGAATGTTTGGGTTTATGGTTATGCCTATATATCTTCATCATTTGTGGATCTATTTCACAGTTTCCAATGACATTGAACCCTGCTAATTTATACCCCATCGTAGAACCTCCACCGCAACTAAAACAACTAAATACATTTAATCCATTATGTTTTACTTTTACTAAGTCTGATAATCTCCAATCATATGTTATCTTCATAATCCATAACCTCAATCAAATTGAAATCCGCATTTAGGACATTGATGTGTAAATTGTTCATCCGCAAAATCATTTAAATTCAATTCCTGATTATCCGTAATATCACCGATTTTAAATTCTCCAGCTTTTAAGATTTCATTCAATTCATCTTGATTAAATCCTGAAATACTAAGGTCAATAATCCCTTCCAATTCATTCAATAAGCCTTCAAGTTTGATCTCATCCCAATCACCCTGAACTTTGTTTAATGCTAGGTTAGCAGCCTTTTCTTTTGTGTCGTCCATTTCTACGATGACACATTCAACCTCTTTTTGTCCTTGTTCTAACAGAATTTTAAATCTTTGATGACCACCAACAAGGTTCCCAGTTGTTTTATTTAAGATTAAAGGTTGTAAAATTCCAAATTCTTCAATCGATGTTTTTAATTTTTCATATTCTGCATCTCCTGATTTTAAATCTATTCTTGGGTTATAAGACGCAGGGTTAATTTGCTCAATAGATATGTTCTGTATATTCATAATCTACCTCCAGTTTTATATAAAATACCGTCCCTCAAAATCCCAAGCGTTGGGAAAATGAAAGACGGCTATATGGAGAAAAAGGTTAGGATTAAAATTATTTCACAATATCATAGTAACATGGTTGTTATGGCAAAGAAATGAACTCTTTTTGACACACTTTTCTAATAGCGCAATCTAACCGCGTCTACCCCAAATATCAGTACCGATAAGGTTTTACACGCTTCGTTGATGTCGCGATATACTGTTCTAACGTCTATTAACTGACATTCAGCAATTTGTTCTGCTGTAAATTTTTCTTCTGAAATGTACATCATTTCAATAATTTTATACCTTCGAATTTCTTCAGGTCTATTAGATTTTTCACATAGAACTTGATATATCCCAAGCATTTTTTTAATGAATTGGACAATGGTTAAAGTCCTCTGCTTACTTCTCTTTATGGACTCTATGGCGATCTCTTCAGTGTAAAGCTCGTCTAACACTTGCATCTCTATTTCTTCAATCTCATCTTTCAAATCCTCACAATGCAAGAGAAATGATCGATAATTTTTTAATAACAGCTTAGTGTTTCGTAATCTGAAATCTTTCTTTACCTTTTGTTTTTTCTGTTCTTCTTTCTCCAAAAATTCTAATGCAGTCTCAATTGCAACTTTCGTAATTCTTTCAACCAGCTGTTCATTTTGATTTACTGTCATTCTCCCACCGCCTCTAGTAGTTTATTTAAATACCACTGTGCTTTTTTAAGATCCTCCTTACCGTTTTTATGCTCGTGTCTAGTGCAGTATTTCAACACATTCCCTAAGCAGTAGCCTTTAAATTGTTCACCTGTTAGCTTTGCCTGCATAAAATCAATGGTTTCAATGCCCCCAGTGACATAATGATTTGGACGGTTAACTGGATCATTCTGTTTTTCAGTTCTTTCAACTTTTTCTTCCGGTTTACATTCTAGTTCATCCTTGCTCAGCTTATGGGTGTGCATTTGAATCATTGCCACTTCCTCATCCTTTGTCTCTCTGATCCCCCAGCTATCTAGAAGGCTATAGAATTTCTTTTGTGGGATATCTAAAGATTGAAAAATAGGAGTTCTTTTTTCACCGTTCAAACGTCTAGATAAATATTGCTCTTTCGTAATGACCGCTGGGATTGGAGGGATCTTATTTTCTCTCTTTTGTTTCGTTTTATCCTTTTTATCCCACGATACTGTTGGTGGTTTCACATTATTTCCGTTGCTATCTCTCACCGATTCAACTTTAAGTTTGGCATATTTTTCACGCTCTTCTGATGTCATTTGTCTAGTTGTAACTGGACCTGCTCCAGTCCCTTTTAACTCGTTCTCTTTTTTTGGGATTGGTGTTCCTTCTCTTCTCACTTCTATCACTCCTTCACTTTTTCAATTCTTGCTTTAACGGCTTCCATCAAGGCATCTTGTCCAGTAGCTTTTCCATCTAAAGCATTCATGACATCTTCATCCATCGTGCCTTCTGTTACCAAATGGTGAACCACTACACTCCGTTTCTGACCTTGGCGGTGTAATCTTGCATTTGCTTGTTGGTACAATTCCAAACTCCAATTCAGTCCAAACCAAACAATCAAATTCCCACCATCTTGTAAATTCAATCCGTGTCCTGCTGAAGCTGGATGAACAGCAAGCATTTGAATATTGCCATTGTTCCAATCCTCTATGTCATCTGATCCCTTTCCTAGAGTTCGGGTAAACTTAAATCTATCTTGGATCCGTTCCAGATCATGCTTGAAAGCATAAAATACTAAAATGGGATGTCCGTTAGCTGCTTCGATTATATCTTCTAGTGCATCGAGTTTGGCTTCATGAATCTCTTTTACACCTCGCGTCTCATCGTATACTGCACCATTTGCCATTTGTAAAAGTTTGTTTGATAGTACAGCTGCCGTATTGGCAACTACATCCCCATCTGCAAAAGGTAAAAGTAAATCTCGTTCAAGCTTTTTATATTGTTTAGTTGATTCATCATTTAGTTTGATAGGAATGATTCTATCCATACGTTCTGGCATATCTAGCCAATCCTCTGCACGCATACTGACAGCAATATCTGAAATCTTTTCATACACATTTTTCTCTGCTTCAGGTTTAGGCTTCCACTCATACACAACATGAGAATTGTTTTTGTCCCTTTGACCTGCGTTTAAATATCGATCACGAAATCTAGTAATGGTTTTACCCAACCTTTCTCCTTGATCAATTAAATACATCTGTGACCACAAATCCTCTAATCCATTTGGGGTAGGTGTTCCGGTTAATCCAATGACACGCTGCATCAAAGGTCGAACCCTTTTTAATGCTCTAAACCGTTGGGATTTACTATTTTTAAAACTAGATAGCTCATCGATTACAACTGTTTCAAATGGCCAATCTTTCCCCGTCATACTCACCAACCACGAGACATTTTCACGATTCATTACATAGAGATCAGCATCTGCATTTAGCCCTCTCTCTCTTTGCATTCGACTACCAAGAATCTTAGAGATCCTCAAATGTTTCAAATGGTCCCATTTTTGCGACTCACGGCTCCATGTATCATCTGCCACTCGAAGAGGTGCGATCACTAGAATTTTAGAAGCTTCAAAAGTATCAAACAACATTTGCTCTATGGCTGTTAGAGTGATCACTGTTTTGCCTAATCCCATCTCAAGCAGGAGGGCTATGGCTGATGTATCTAAAATTCTCTCGATGGCATATTCTTGATATTTGTGTGGTTTAAAATCCATTTCTGATGCTCCTCCACAAACTGTTTTATCTTTTCGACTGAATCAACTACATGTACTTTTGCATTTCGTTGCCCCAGTTCTTGTTTTCGTTTCAACTGTAGGGGTCCAAGTTTCTTGCCTGGTGCTTTCATTTCAACAAAAACGATTCTATTACCAGGAAAGATACATACACGGTCTGGTACACCTCTCAACCCAGGTGAAGTAAATTTCCAATACAACCCGCCGATGTTTTCAACTTCTTTTCTCAATCTCTGTTCAAGTCTTGATTCTCTCAACTCTATCACCTACCATATTTTAGGTGTGACAGTTCGCACTAAAACCCCTATACGCGGGTATATATGCGTTAGCATACGTATTGCGTGTACTATTACTATCCTATTTATTATTTATATATACCTATATATTTTACTGTCACTACTATCACAATTAACACTTAACTCTTGGTGCTATTGGTTTTTCAGTGTGACAGTAAAATCACTTTTAATGCCACATTTACTGTCACTACTGTCACACACCTATAATTTTTAATGTCACATGCTGTAACGTTTTTTTATACTTAATGTCACACCTTTTCGAATGTGGTTTGGGTGCCGTATAGTTTAAATCGTGTTCTATTAGGCACCCTTTCCTGCCAGTCTTTTGCTCTTCTTAACGTGTCGTATATACTCCGTGCCTCCCAAACACTAAATTTAGCTGGATCATTTCCAAGGCACTCAGCCCATATTTCAGCTGCACACACCCGTTTTCTTTCAATATCACCAGTGGGCTGTTCTAGGTAGTTTCTACGTGCGTAAACGTCCATCTGGTTCCAATTATCAGGTAAGGGTGTTTCAAGATAATCATGAATCATCCCTTCACGTGGATCACCTTCCATGTGGGCTTCTTGTATGCGTTCAGCTTCCAATGCAATTACTCTATCCAGCTTTAAATTTTCACCCCTCTCATACAGACTCAATGCTTCTGCCCATATTTGCCCTATGACTTCCTCACTTAATTTATCGAAATGATTCTTAGTTCGTTTTTCAGGGTTTATGGTCACTGGCCAAAACCGTCTATTCCCTGTGGTATCTTTTAAAAAGTTGTGATTATTCGTTGTTCCAAAAAACACACACTTCCTTGGAAACTCCGAAACTTGACGGTCATAAGCCACTCTATATTTATCATTTTCTTTAGAAAGGAATTGTTTGATCTCTTCAACTTCAGCCTTTTTCATCGCTGCAAGCTCACCAATCTCAAAGATCCAAGAGCCCTGCAAGTGTTCTCCTGCTTCCTTATTGTCAAACGTCCGTAAACTATCACTGAACCACTGCCTACCCATCATAGCTAACAAACTACTTTTTCCTGCTCCTTGTGGTCCAACAAGCACCAACATATGGTCAAATTTACAACCAGGTTCATACAATCGTTTTACAGCTGCTACAAACATTTTCCTTGTAACAGCTCGTACATAAGGTAAGTCATCGGCACCCAAATAATCAATAAACAATGTATCTAATCGTTTAACCCCATCCCATAATTGTTCTTCCAAGTACTCTTTAATAGGATGAAAGGCGTTTTGATGAACGACCTCAGTAAAGGCGTTTTTAATGGTCTCAGCGGATTTGAATTTATAAACTTTACCAAAATAGTGCAATAATCTTCGATCATCCGCACCGAGCCATGGCTCATAATCAGCTTGTTGTCTCTCACGTTTTCGCCAAGGTAGTTCACTTTTAATGACTTCTGTATTTCCAAACGCGTCATAAGCTAATGCATTTTCAAACATTCCATGTGTCATTATCACTTCTGCATTTAAAGCATTGGATAAAACCATTTTAGGATTCTTTGGATGCATTTCTAACTTTGACATCCAATCCAGATCTGTCTCGTCTAACTCTTCTAAATCGCCAAATTCATCTGAAATTATTTCTCGTTTTACTTTTGAATCATTTGCTGCGAATTCCACCATAGCCATGTAACTTGGAAGTTTTGTAATGTTGGTTTTCTCACTGACACCTTCATCTAAATCCTTAAATTTGTTCAAGCGAACCAGATCAAAAGCGTTGACCTCTCGCCCACTAATGGGATCCGATTCATGATGAGAATAAGCGAAAGTATCATGATCATAAACAACCACTCCACCATAAGAGGTTGAACCACTGTAGGTGTATCGGTCCTCTATTGTCGTTGGCTCATAAACTCCCTCCAAGAATGTCGCTATCGCTTCGCTTATGGAGTAGATCCTACAAAAAGCTCCAATGGCTCCATTCTTCTCACGTGGATCCTCCATCTTGCCACTGCTTGTCCTAAGATTTTTTTCATCTGGATGGCGTGGCCATTCAAAAGGATCACGCCAGTCGGTGTAATTTTGTAATACCTGGTCCACTTCTAAAGGTTCACCCGTTGATTCTTCAAATACAAAAGGTGCATCTTTGGAACAACTAGGCATATACATCAATCGGTGAACATCAAAGGTTGTTTTATCAAAGTACTCA
The window above is part of the Chengkuizengella sp. SCS-71B genome. Proteins encoded here:
- a CDS encoding HTH domain-containing protein, whose translation is MTVNQNEQLVERITKVAIETALEFLEKEEQKKQKVKKDFRLRNTKLLLKNYRSFLLHCEDLKDEIEEIEMQVLDELYTEEIAIESIKRSKQRTLTIVQFIKKMLGIYQVLCEKSNRPEEIRRYKIIEMMYISEEKFTAEQIAECQLIDVRTVYRDINEACKTLSVLIFGVDAVRLRY
- a CDS encoding ParB N-terminal domain-containing protein encodes the protein MNIQNISIEQINPASYNPRIDLKSGDAEYEKLKTSIEEFGILQPLILNKTTGNLVGGHQRFKILLEQGQKEVECVIVEMDDTKEKAANLALNKVQGDWDEIKLEGLLNELEGIIDLSISGFNQDELNEILKAGEFKIGDITDNQELNLNDFADEQFTHQCPKCGFQFD
- the terS gene encoding phage terminase small subunit; the protein is MAKVRSPNRDKALDTWLEHKGKISNRELASLLGEKEKTISNWKCRDQWNVVLQTGKRSTTNKSESKGGAPKGNKNAKGNRGGAAPTRNTNAVSHGFFKRIFPDDEETLHIVKEIETKSPLDLLWENIVIQYTAIIRAQKIMFVQNQQDETRVLKKQKQGDDLWEEEWEYQHSWDKQANFLQAQARALSTLTSMIKQYEEMCRQGWANEEQQLRIQKLKTEVNKLNEESNPDPVIFKDDLHE
- a CDS encoding DEAD/DEAH box helicase; this encodes MDFKPHKYQEYAIERILDTSAIALLLEMGLGKTVITLTAIEQMLFDTFEASKILVIAPLRVADDTWSRESQKWDHLKHLRISKILGSRMQRERGLNADADLYVMNRENVSWLVSMTGKDWPFETVVIDELSSFKNSKSQRFRALKRVRPLMQRVIGLTGTPTPNGLEDLWSQMYLIDQGERLGKTITRFRDRYLNAGQRDKNNSHVVYEWKPKPEAEKNVYEKISDIAVSMRAEDWLDMPERMDRIIPIKLNDESTKQYKKLERDLLLPFADGDVVANTAAVLSNKLLQMANGAVYDETRGVKEIHEAKLDALEDIIEAANGHPILVFYAFKHDLERIQDRFKFTRTLGKGSDDIEDWNNGNIQMLAVHPASAGHGLNLQDGGNLIVWFGLNWSLELYQQANARLHRQGQKRSVVVHHLVTEGTMDEDVMNALDGKATGQDALMEAVKARIEKVKE
- a CDS encoding DNA cytosine methyltransferase — translated: MKITYDWRLSDLVKVKHNGLNVFSCFSCGGGSTMGYKLAGFNVIGNCEIDPQMMKIYRHNHKPKHSYLMDIREFKKIPNEELPTELFQLDILDGSPPCSTFSMSGQREEVWGKEKKFREGQAKQQLDDLFFDFNDVAEKFKPKVIVAENVVGLVRGNAKGYVNQIIKQLTNIGYVTQIFKLNSATMGVPQRRERIFFISYRKDLNFPKLKLQFNERPIKYKEFKSGKGTPLNPNTKTYRRWLRRNPSDTNIGDITARTEGKENNFNTNLLNDEMISQTLTSNGEVIRYDEPCYISKEDILNIQSFPKDYAFLDASPKYVCGMSVPPLMMRAIAEQIYKQWLK
- a CDS encoding VRR-NUC domain-containing protein translates to MRESRLEQRLRKEVENIGGLYWKFTSPGLRGVPDRVCIFPGNRIVFVEMKAPGKKLGPLQLKRKQELGQRNAKVHVVDSVEKIKQFVEEHQKWILNHTNIKNMPSREF
- a CDS encoding DUF3310 domain-containing protein, with protein sequence MRREGTPIPKKENELKGTGAGPVTTRQMTSEEREKYAKLKVESVRDSNGNNVKPPTVSWDKKDKTKQKRENKIPPIPAVITKEQYLSRRLNGEKRTPIFQSLDIPQKKFYSLLDSWGIRETKDEEVAMIQMHTHKLSKDELECKPEEKVERTEKQNDPVNRPNHYVTGGIETIDFMQAKLTGEQFKGYCLGNVLKYCTRHEHKNGKEDLKKAQWYLNKLLEAVGE
- a CDS encoding phage portal protein encodes the protein METIKAILKAGASSAMTLEEIILQEIDDWNLSNEKQWMQTGYKYYRNETDIKDRKRMTVGEGGGLQEETNLANNKLIHGFIRKLVDQKVGYLLSKPLSIQTDNEPYADLLNETFNKSFLRLLQNVGKETINKGRGWLHVYYDEDGQLSFKKIPSEEIIPLWKDAAHTILDAVIRAYDIEVYEGKTKKTITKVEFWDTKGVKRYVIDDGKLIPDVETGDSSHFSVIKGEEQQPLNWERVPFICFKYNNEEQPLVQLIKSLVDDYDNKKSDNSNNLEDLPNSTYVIKDYDGEDLGEFRRNLSIFRVIKVTSEGGVDTINLEIDTEAFKTHMEMNRKDIYEFGRGVDTQSEKFGNSPSGIALKFLYADLDMDANDMEMEFQASLEQLLWFIDQHIANTTTQDFSNEQVDFIFNRDIVINETDTITNAKNSVGIISDETIINNHPWVTDSQDELDRVKKQREEDLQQMQDYNGMGEGNENE
- a CDS encoding virulence-associated E family protein produces the protein MLEISFGRNRSDKNWKPDYLEWGEFVEKLRDVRRTEETMAEYDQMTNAQKGKIKDGPAYVGGLIKKGRRKKENIDSRWIITLDADHADDDFLLDCDLVLGGSAYVIYSTHSHRPTKQKYRLVVPVDREMSPDEYAAVSRKLAEQIGIEYFDKTTFDVHRLMYMPSCSKDAPFVFEESTGEPLEVDQVLQNYTDWRDPFEWPRHPDEKNLRTSSGKMEDPREKNGAIGAFCRIYSISEAIATFLEGVYEPTTIEDRYTYSGSTSYGGVVVYDHDTFAYSHHESDPISGREVNAFDLVRLNKFKDLDEGVSEKTNITKLPSYMAMVEFAANDSKVKREIISDEFGDLEELDETDLDWMSKLEMHPKNPKMVLSNALNAEVIMTHGMFENALAYDAFGNTEVIKSELPWRKRERQQADYEPWLGADDRRLLHYFGKVYKFKSAETIKNAFTEVVHQNAFHPIKEYLEEQLWDGVKRLDTLFIDYLGADDLPYVRAVTRKMFVAAVKRLYEPGCKFDHMLVLVGPQGAGKSSLLAMMGRQWFSDSLRTFDNKEAGEHLQGSWIFEIGELAAMKKAEVEEIKQFLSKENDKYRVAYDRQVSEFPRKCVFFGTTNNHNFLKDTTGNRRFWPVTINPEKRTKNHFDKLSEEVIGQIWAEALSLYERGENLKLDRVIALEAERIQEAHMEGDPREGMIHDYLETPLPDNWNQMDVYARRNYLEQPTGDIERKRVCAAEIWAECLGNDPAKFSVWEARSIYDTLRRAKDWQERVPNRTRFKLYGTQTTFEKV
- a CDS encoding PBSX family phage terminase large subunit translates to MSNEISLQETVGKGYAKFWRFRGRYRVVKGGRGSKKSVTAALSIIYNMMKMPLANTLVIRKTFNAHKDSTWAQLKWASNRLEVSHLWKFKKSPLEAVYKPTGQKILFRGLDDPMSITSITVDTGYLCWAWFEEAYQILNEDDFDKIDMSIRGELPEGYYKQLTLSFNPWNEKHWLKGRFFDSENPNTLAMTTTYQCNEFLGNDDRELFEWMKKTKPKRYRVEGEGNWGIAEGAIYENWREEEFDYRSIAKQKGYKAIFGLDFGYTNDPTAFIAALVNKEQKKLYIFDEHYEHAMKNNEIAEMIKRKGYAKEKIIADSAEPKSIDEIRGYGIYRMRKAEKGPDSVLAGIQYLQQYEIIVHKFKCPNVSMELSSYIWDQDKNGRFLNKPIDDFNHAMDALRYAMEQIRKPAGTSF